One segment of Sphingobacteriales bacterium DNA contains the following:
- the rlmH gene encoding 23S rRNA (pseudouridine(1915)-N(3))-methyltransferase RlmH, protein MKIVLLLNGKTSAAYLSEGIEMYRQRLQRYGSFEIQVLPDIKNAKTLSVEELKRREDAQTLAALESTDWVVLLDERGAAYSSEQFAAQIQKLQLQRIKRLFFVVGGAYGFGEAMYQRANGKISLSAMTFSHQLIRLLFMEQLYRAFTILNNEPYHHA, encoded by the coding sequence ATGAAAATAGTTTTATTACTCAACGGAAAAACAAGTGCCGCTTATTTGAGCGAAGGCATAGAAATGTACCGCCAACGCCTGCAACGCTACGGCTCTTTTGAAATACAGGTGCTGCCCGACATCAAAAATGCAAAAACTTTGTCGGTGGAAGAACTGAAACGCCGCGAAGATGCTCAAACCCTCGCAGCATTGGAAAGCACCGATTGGGTAGTTTTGTTAGATGAGCGCGGTGCGGCTTATAGTTCGGAGCAGTTTGCGGCGCAAATCCAAAAATTGCAGTTGCAGCGCATTAAACGCTTGTTTTTTGTGGTGGGCGGTGCGTATGGTTTCGGCGAAGCAATGTATCAGCGTGCCAACGGAAAAATTTCGCTGTCGGCAATGACATTTTCGCACCAACTAATCCGTCTGCTGTTTATGGAGCAGTTGTACCGCGCCTTCACTATTCTTAATAATGAGCCTTATCATCACGCATAA
- a CDS encoding DUF1573 domain-containing protein encodes MKKLFFLCFFLIIGAVAVQAQEKKTSFYETDEGEIIETAKPIFKFNEETFNFGELKEGDPYTHEFLFTNIGNEPLIITDVKASCGCTTPDWTKEAIPAGGTGIIKATYNTKGRPGKFTKAITVTSNAITPTKRLFIEGDVITEPTAPAEQAPVVPVVEPEHK; translated from the coding sequence ATGAAAAAATTATTCTTTTTGTGTTTTTTCCTGATAATAGGTGCTGTAGCTGTACAAGCTCAAGAGAAAAAAACCTCTTTTTATGAAACCGACGAAGGCGAAATTATAGAAACCGCCAAACCTATTTTTAAATTCAATGAAGAAACTTTTAATTTCGGCGAACTAAAAGAAGGAGACCCTTACACGCACGAGTTTTTATTTACGAATATCGGTAATGAACCTTTGATTATCACCGATGTAAAAGCGAGTTGCGGCTGCACCACTCCCGACTGGACTAAAGAAGCAATTCCGGCGGGCGGCACAGGCATTATCAAAGCTACTTATAATACAAAAGGTCGCCCGGGCAAATTTACCAAAGCTATCACTGTCACTTCTAATGCCATCACGCCTACAAAACGCCTCTTTATTGAAGGAGATGTGATAACAGAACCGACAGCTCCCGCCGAACAAGCTCCTGTTGTGCCGGTAGTAGAACCCGAACACAAATAA
- a CDS encoding efflux RND transporter periplasmic adaptor subunit, with protein sequence MAKNTSKKWLWILSILSILLLITGLWAKKQGWIGKKILTKISVETASQRTIIETVSASGKIYPEIEVKISPDVSGEIVDLLIEEGDSVAAGQLLARVKPDMYNSMVEQAQATVNSSQANASNAAARIKQLEIQKAQQERDLKRLQQLYDDQVIARTELQTAETALLATQAEIEASKDLVSAARYNTAGASANLKEAKNNLSKTNIYAPMSGIISRLDVEKGERVVGTSQFQGTEMMRIANFKVMEVRVDVSENDIVKVKLGDTAIVEVDAYMSKKFKGIVTQIMNANASTAAAAAVASTTDQVTNYTVKIRLMKDTYQELMNKESSFPFRPGMSASAKIQTKTLRNILTVPIQSVATREITDSLKQQHSTTTPNKADNEEDMLEVVFVHDNGKVYQREVSIGIQDEQYIEVRQGLKAGEQVVSAPYSAITKTLKDSTAVEVVKKEDLFKTGDENKDEIKDVPE encoded by the coding sequence ATGGCTAAAAATACCAGCAAAAAGTGGCTTTGGATCTTAAGTATATTAAGTATCTTGCTTTTGATAACAGGGCTTTGGGCTAAAAAACAAGGTTGGATTGGCAAAAAAATACTGACTAAAATCAGTGTAGAAACGGCTTCGCAGCGAACTATCATAGAAACAGTATCGGCGAGCGGCAAAATTTATCCTGAAATAGAAGTAAAAATTTCGCCTGATGTGTCGGGCGAAATTGTGGACTTGCTGATAGAAGAAGGCGACTCGGTGGCAGCAGGACAACTATTGGCGCGTGTGAAACCCGATATGTACAACAGTATGGTGGAGCAGGCACAGGCTACCGTCAATTCTTCGCAAGCCAATGCCTCGAACGCCGCCGCCCGTATCAAGCAGTTGGAAATACAAAAAGCACAGCAGGAGCGCGACCTCAAACGCCTCCAACAACTCTACGATGATCAGGTTATTGCGCGCACCGAACTGCAAACCGCCGAAACCGCTTTGCTCGCCACGCAAGCTGAAATAGAAGCCTCGAAAGATTTGGTGTCGGCGGCACGCTACAACACCGCCGGAGCCAGTGCCAACTTAAAAGAAGCAAAAAATAACCTGAGCAAAACCAATATTTACGCACCTATGTCGGGGATTATTTCGCGCTTAGATGTAGAAAAAGGGGAACGCGTGGTGGGTACTTCACAATTTCAGGGTACTGAGATGATGCGTATCGCCAATTTTAAAGTGATGGAAGTACGCGTAGATGTGAGCGAAAACGACATCGTGAAAGTAAAACTCGGCGATACCGCTATTGTAGAAGTAGATGCTTATATGAGTAAAAAATTCAAAGGTATCGTTACACAAATTATGAACGCTAATGCTTCTACGGCGGCGGCGGCGGCGGTTGCTTCCACTACCGATCAGGTTACTAACTACACCGTAAAAATACGGCTGATGAAAGACACTTATCAGGAATTGATGAATAAGGAATCTTCTTTTCCGTTTCGTCCGGGTATGTCGGCATCTGCCAAAATACAAACCAAAACACTGCGCAATATTCTCACTGTGCCTATTCAGAGCGTAGCCACCCGCGAAATAACAGACTCGTTGAAACAGCAACACTCAACAACAACACCCAACAAAGCAGATAATGAAGAGGATATGTTGGAGGTGGTATTTGTACATGACAACGGCAAAGTGTATCAGCGCGAAGTGAGCATCGGAATTCAGGACGAGCAATATATAGAAGTGCGGCAGGGGCTAAAAGCCGGAGAACAAGTTGTATCGGCTCCGTATAGTGCCATTACCAAAACCCTCAAAGACAGCACCGCTGTAGAAGTGGTAAAAAAAGAAGACCTCTTTAAAACAGGAGATGAAAATAAGGACGAAATAAAAGATGTGCCTGAATAA
- a CDS encoding tail fiber domain-containing protein yields MKKLLCSMMLGVALPVALQAQDFAIYNSSMLATGAADTLTALSGTTPASGSGTRFMWIDGKGALRGGYAVGTSWDDANVGSFSIAFGKGSVASGNTSASIGSYNVATGAYATTIGHNLVAKSAYEVAIGRYNVYANAFSTVNWNTQDRLFTVGCGTSSASRKNALTILKSGNVGIGTNTPSELLHVYGKIKLGSTVTIEALGSTTFSVNGLVAPSTDANRSLGTSSNRWSLIWAAYGTINTSDARDKQNIQDLQYGLAEVLRLRPVMYEWKAQPQIGKKVGLIAQEVQQVVKEAVEDKEWSWNEDKKTWESQASQRLGVYYSDLIPVLVRAIQEQQTMLDGQHHEIATLKQQNEQLSSEIQQIKQMLSQANTAHKMQDGTSNSIQRVAALQQNIPNPFHQNTLIKYYIPDTYRQAELQIVDIQGRVVKVLALAQNGEGSLHLDAGALQAGTYFYSLVADGTILDTKMMILTN; encoded by the coding sequence ATGAAAAAATTACTATGCTCTATGATGTTGGGTGTGGCTTTGCCTGTTGCACTCCAAGCCCAAGATTTCGCCATTTACAACAGTTCTATGTTGGCTACAGGAGCCGCTGATACACTGACGGCTCTAAGCGGCACTACGCCCGCCTCCGGAAGTGGAACACGTTTTATGTGGATTGACGGCAAAGGGGCTTTGCGCGGCGGTTATGCAGTGGGTACTTCGTGGGACGATGCCAATGTGGGCAGTTTTTCCATAGCTTTTGGGAAAGGAAGTGTGGCATCGGGCAATACAAGTGCCTCTATTGGAAGCTATAACGTAGCCACAGGAGCTTACGCCACTACTATCGGACACAATTTAGTGGCAAAATCGGCTTATGAAGTAGCAATAGGTCGGTACAATGTTTATGCCAATGCTTTCTCTACCGTCAATTGGAATACCCAAGATCGCCTGTTTACTGTTGGTTGCGGTACTTCCTCTGCAAGTCGTAAAAATGCACTTACTATACTTAAAAGCGGTAACGTTGGTATTGGTACTAACACCCCTAGCGAGTTGTTGCATGTATATGGAAAAATCAAACTCGGCTCTACAGTAACAATTGAAGCTTTGGGTTCTACTACATTTTCGGTAAACGGGCTGGTAGCCCCCAGCACTGATGCTAATCGCTCTTTGGGTACAAGTAGCAATCGTTGGAGTTTGATATGGGCGGCTTACGGCACTATCAACACTTCTGATGCCCGAGACAAACAAAACATACAAGATCTGCAATATGGTTTGGCAGAAGTGTTGCGTTTGCGCCCTGTGATGTATGAATGGAAAGCACAACCACAAATCGGTAAAAAAGTGGGTTTGATAGCGCAAGAGGTACAACAAGTAGTAAAAGAGGCGGTAGAGGATAAAGAATGGTCGTGGAATGAAGATAAAAAAACATGGGAAAGCCAAGCCTCTCAGCGTTTGGGTGTTTATTATTCCGATTTGATACCGGTATTGGTGCGTGCTATTCAGGAGCAGCAAACTATGCTTGATGGACAGCACCATGAAATTGCGACTTTAAAACAACAAAATGAACAATTGAGCAGTGAAATTCAACAAATCAAACAAATGTTGTCGCAGGCAAATACAGCACACAAAATGCAAGATGGCACTTCAAATTCAATACAACGTGTTGCTGCTTTACAGCAAAATATACCCAATCCGTTTCATCAAAATACACTTATTAAATATTATATCCCCGACACCTATCGCCAAGCCGAATTGCAGATAGTGGACATTCAAGGTCGCGTAGTAAAAGTATTGGCATTGGCTCAAAACGGCGAAGGCTCTTTGCATTTAGATGCGGGTGCTTTGCAGGCAGGTACTTATTTTTACAGTTTGGTGGCAGACGGTACAATATTAGATACTAAAATGATGATATTGACCAATTAA
- a CDS encoding PKD domain-containing protein, with amino-acid sequence MKKLILLLCTFFVFGVAAQAQCFVQYSYSLNDNTISFSTFVSPSASQISQWLWEFGDGNTANIQIPTHTYTTDGVYNVCVSIVANNGCTANYCDNITIGNPQQDCTAAFTYNVSGNTVAFTSTSTNATAYTWVFSDGVTANTANTSHTFAGDGEYEVCLTASNGNGCLQTTCQTIIIGNPDCEAAFQANVTGATVTIVNNSANADSTFVMWGDGTALSNIGSTATHTYTVSGTYTVCVTALNNQGSCSDQSCQVFNITLPVNSGNISGSILGENNTPVANITINLVSNDTTVATTTSDANGAFSFSNVPLGSYNLEIQSNNYQQNDLELVNLSAIVPNISNLVVQVTPIQGIESFNNTLTLQVLPNPVSDVCKVQIYPLNEIGTLTLYDIVGKQLWKNDITSGTQQIIVPMQDLPTGTYFLLQSAGIKMIAKASLIKM; translated from the coding sequence ATGAAAAAATTAATACTTCTGCTCTGCACCTTTTTTGTATTCGGGGTAGCTGCACAAGCACAATGTTTTGTGCAATACAGTTATTCTTTAAACGATAATACTATTTCATTTTCCACATTTGTATCACCCTCTGCTTCTCAGATTAGTCAATGGCTATGGGAGTTTGGTGACGGAAATACGGCGAATATCCAAATTCCTACCCATACCTATACAACAGACGGAGTATATAATGTATGTGTAAGCATTGTTGCCAACAACGGTTGCACTGCCAACTATTGTGATAACATTACCATCGGCAACCCTCAGCAAGATTGCACAGCCGCTTTCACTTACAACGTAAGCGGCAATACCGTTGCTTTTACAAGTACTTCCACCAATGCCACTGCTTATACTTGGGTCTTTTCTGACGGAGTTACCGCTAACACCGCCAATACCTCACATACCTTTGCCGGTGACGGCGAATACGAAGTATGCCTTACTGCCAGCAATGGCAATGGCTGTTTGCAAACCACTTGCCAAACAATTATTATCGGAAATCCGGATTGCGAAGCAGCTTTTCAAGCCAATGTAACCGGAGCTACTGTTACAATCGTAAATAATTCTGCTAATGCCGACAGCACTTTTGTAATGTGGGGCGATGGCACTGCACTAAGTAATATTGGCAGTACTGCTACTCACACTTATACTGTTTCGGGAACATACACCGTTTGCGTAACAGCTTTGAATAATCAAGGTAGTTGCAGCGACCAAAGTTGTCAAGTATTCAACATCACTTTACCAGTAAATAGCGGTAATATCAGCGGCAGTATTTTGGGAGAAAACAACACACCCGTTGCCAATATCACTATCAATTTGGTGAGCAATGATACAACTGTTGCCACCACTACCAGCGATGCCAATGGTGCTTTTAGTTTTAGTAATGTGCCACTAGGCTCTTATAATTTAGAGATACAATCCAATAATTACCAACAAAATGATTTAGAATTGGTGAATTTAAGTGCCATAGTACCCAATATATCCAATTTAGTGGTACAAGTGACACCGATACAAGGCATTGAATCATTTAATAATACGCTTACTTTACAAGTTTTGCCCAATCCGGTGAGCGATGTGTGCAAAGTACAAATATATCCTTTGAATGAAATCGGCACTTTGACATTGTATGATATAGTGGGCAAGCAACTTTGGAAAAATGATATAACATCAGGAACACAACAAATTATAGTTCCTATGCAGGATTTGCCTACAGGTACTTACTTTTTGTTACAAAGTGCCGGAATAAAAATGATAGCAAAGGCATCTTTGATAAAAATGTAA
- a CDS encoding 1-deoxy-D-xylulose-5-phosphate reductoisomerase — MKFSLSRPQGIAILGSTGSIGTQALEVIAAQQDHFRVELLTAHRNADLLIAQARQFVPKVVVIGDERYYQQLKNALADLPVQVRAGSAAISEAVQMDTIDCVLTAMVGFAGLLPTVAALQSGKKIALANKETLVVAGELISKLAQEKNCSIYPVDSEHSAIFQCLTGETDNAIEKIILTASGGPFRGKSRETLAHVTKREALRHPNWDMGAKITIDSATLMNKGLEVIEAKWLFDVAASQIEVVVHPQSIIHSLVQFTDGSIKAQLGLPDMKLPIQYALSYPQRLKSDFPRFDFMQYPQLTFETPDTFTFPCLALAFEALQRGGNAPCVLNAANEIAVAAFLKDEIAFLDIPRLIENTLQRTAFVAQPTLDDYQQSDAEARKQAEELLKAFV, encoded by the coding sequence ATGAAATTTTCCCTTTCTCGCCCACAGGGTATTGCTATTTTGGGTTCTACCGGTTCTATCGGCACACAAGCCTTAGAAGTAATAGCAGCACAGCAGGATCATTTTCGTGTAGAGTTACTCACGGCGCACCGCAATGCAGATTTGCTCATTGCCCAAGCACGGCAATTTGTACCCAAAGTGGTGGTAATTGGCGACGAAAGATACTATCAGCAGCTAAAAAACGCCCTCGCCGACCTACCTGTTCAAGTGCGGGCGGGCAGTGCAGCTATCAGCGAAGCCGTACAAATGGATACTATTGATTGTGTGCTGACGGCAATGGTAGGTTTTGCGGGTTTGTTGCCTACGGTGGCTGCTTTGCAAAGTGGAAAAAAAATAGCTTTAGCCAATAAAGAAACATTGGTGGTGGCAGGCGAACTTATCAGCAAATTAGCACAGGAAAAAAACTGCTCCATTTATCCGGTGGATTCTGAACATTCGGCAATTTTTCAATGCCTGACCGGTGAAACGGACAATGCTATTGAAAAAATTATTCTCACGGCATCGGGAGGTCCTTTTCGGGGCAAAAGCCGCGAAACCTTAGCCCACGTCACCAAACGCGAAGCCCTGCGCCACCCCAACTGGGATATGGGTGCAAAAATCACCATTGATTCGGCTACTTTGATGAATAAAGGTTTGGAGGTGATAGAAGCCAAATGGCTGTTTGATGTAGCGGCTTCACAGATAGAAGTAGTGGTACACCCGCAATCTATCATACATTCGTTGGTACAATTCACCGATGGCTCTATCAAAGCACAATTGGGTTTGCCCGATATGAAATTGCCCATTCAGTATGCCCTGTCATATCCGCAGCGACTGAAAAGCGATTTTCCGCGTTTTGATTTTATGCAATACCCCCAACTTACTTTCGAAACACCCGATACTTTTACTTTTCCTTGTTTGGCATTGGCTTTTGAAGCCCTGCAAAGAGGCGGCAATGCGCCTTGCGTACTCAATGCCGCCAATGAAATAGCGGTAGCGGCTTTTTTGAAAGATGAAATTGCGTTTTTGGATATTCCGCGCCTCATTGAAAACACCCTGCAACGCACTGCTTTTGTAGCACAGCCCACACTTGACGATTATCAGCAAAGCGATGCTGAAGCACGAAAACAGGCAGAAGAATTGCTAAAGGCTTTTGTATAA
- a CDS encoding leucyl/phenylalanyl-tRNA--protein transferase, producing MPVFLLNESLAFPPPHYAEADGLLAVGGDLSTERLLLAYKKGVFPWFNPDEPILWWSPDPRCVLLPSQVLISKSMRQVLRRGQFIFSFDNDFETVIRLCQAPRAYSDSTWISEEIIEAYCKLHELGYAHSLEVRLADSGALVGGLYGVSLGKAFFGESMFSKVSNASKAAFIMLAQWAQEQQFSMVDCQMHTAHLERLGATMLQRSLFLKMLLRNNQLPTMQGSWAHFVLEPHL from the coding sequence ATGCCCGTATTTCTGCTCAACGAAAGCCTTGCTTTTCCGCCACCTCACTATGCCGAAGCAGACGGACTGCTCGCCGTAGGAGGAGATTTAAGTACAGAACGCTTGCTATTGGCTTACAAAAAGGGAGTTTTTCCTTGGTTCAATCCCGATGAGCCGATTTTGTGGTGGAGTCCTGACCCGCGTTGTGTGTTGTTGCCTTCGCAAGTGCTTATTTCCAAAAGTATGCGGCAGGTGCTGCGGCGCGGGCAATTTATTTTTTCTTTTGATAATGATTTTGAAACGGTAATACGTTTGTGCCAAGCCCCGCGAGCATATTCCGACTCCACTTGGATTAGCGAAGAAATTATTGAAGCATATTGCAAGCTGCACGAGTTGGGCTATGCTCACTCTTTGGAGGTGCGCTTGGCGGATAGCGGTGCATTGGTGGGCGGCTTGTATGGAGTATCTTTGGGCAAGGCATTTTTTGGAGAGTCTATGTTTTCGAAGGTGTCTAATGCTTCAAAAGCCGCTTTTATTATGCTGGCACAATGGGCACAGGAACAGCAATTTTCAATGGTAGATTGCCAAATGCACACCGCCCATTTAGAGCGTTTGGGAGCAACGATGTTACAGCGCAGCCTTTTTCTTAAAATGCTCCTCCGTAATAATCAACTGCCGACTATGCAAGGTTCTTGGGCGCATTTTGTGTTAGAACCACACCTGTAA
- a CDS encoding response regulator transcription factor yields the protein MDIRILLAEDEPSLLELIKLNLELEGYEVVSATTGTQALKAFDEQRFNLAVLDIMLPEIDGLQVCEKIRLENTDMPILFLTAKDSTQDKLLGLRKGADDYLTKPFNLQELLLRVKVLAKRSLRHKQDDDTLQWYHFGNNSINFVTYLATTYNQESLHLTKKEVRLLKLLIERKNEVVSREQILQYVWGYDVFPSTRTIDNFILAFRKYFEEDPRNPVYFHSVRGVGYRFTEH from the coding sequence ATGGATATTCGGATTTTATTGGCAGAAGATGAGCCTTCTTTATTAGAACTCATCAAACTCAACTTAGAATTGGAGGGCTACGAAGTAGTGAGTGCCACCACCGGTACGCAGGCACTCAAAGCCTTTGATGAACAACGCTTTAATCTGGCGGTTTTGGATATAATGCTGCCCGAAATTGACGGTTTGCAAGTATGTGAAAAAATCCGTTTGGAAAATACCGATATGCCTATTTTATTCCTCACCGCCAAAGACAGCACACAGGATAAATTATTGGGCTTGCGCAAAGGAGCAGATGATTATCTCACCAAACCCTTCAATTTGCAGGAATTATTGTTGCGCGTAAAAGTATTGGCAAAACGAAGCCTGCGCCACAAACAAGATGACGACACTTTGCAGTGGTATCATTTCGGCAACAACAGCATCAACTTTGTCACTTATTTAGCCACCACCTACAACCAAGAATCGCTGCATTTGACAAAAAAAGAAGTGCGCTTACTAAAATTACTCATTGAGCGCAAAAATGAGGTAGTATCGCGGGAGCAGATTTTGCAATATGTGTGGGGCTACGATGTGTTTCCTTCTACCCGCACCATTGACAATTTTATTCTGGCATTCCGCAAATATTTTGAAGAAGATCCGCGCAATCCGGTGTATTTTCATTCGGTGCGCGGCGTGGGCTACCGATTTACGGAGCATTAA
- a CDS encoding type IX secretion system membrane protein PorP/SprF, translating into MFKRYFFAISLVWSVFCGAVYAQQDSHYTGYQFNPLVINPAYAGSRGVPGVLAYYRHQWVNINTAPQTGALSFQMPMRQGKMGVGAHIESDWIGVHNRISLFGDYAYRLHFQRGTLSLGLQAGLLYYRSNFSQVDIIDNLDPVYAQDQTRLLPNFGTGIYYHNRRMFLGLSVPHLLNNDLSEVDARQSRHYFLSGGYTFAVADNILLRPTFMLKYVANAPLSADVDLMLILKQRFWIGGAYRWKESVDLLLQYQSSPKLRFGYAYDYPLTPLSNIYGSHEIFIGYEWGFSEDRILTPRYF; encoded by the coding sequence ATGTTCAAACGTTACTTTTTTGCGATTTCGCTCGTTTGGAGTGTTTTCTGCGGTGCTGTATATGCCCAGCAAGACAGCCACTACACGGGCTATCAGTTCAATCCTTTGGTTATAAATCCTGCTTATGCGGGCAGTCGCGGTGTGCCGGGTGTGCTGGCGTATTATCGTCATCAGTGGGTCAATATCAATACTGCGCCGCAAACAGGGGCTTTGAGTTTTCAGATGCCGATGCGACAAGGAAAAATGGGAGTGGGCGCACATATAGAAAGCGACTGGATAGGCGTGCATAACCGCATTAGTCTTTTTGGCGATTATGCTTATCGGTTGCATTTTCAGCGCGGCACTTTGTCTTTGGGCTTGCAGGCGGGGCTGTTGTATTATCGCTCCAATTTCAGTCAGGTTGATATTATTGATAATCTTGACCCTGTGTATGCTCAAGACCAAACGCGCCTATTACCCAATTTCGGAACGGGCATTTATTATCATAATCGCCGCATGTTTTTGGGGCTTTCGGTGCCACATCTGCTCAATAATGACCTGAGCGAAGTAGATGCCCGCCAAAGTCGCCATTATTTTTTGAGCGGCGGCTATACTTTTGCTGTAGCCGACAATATTTTATTGCGTCCTACTTTTATGCTGAAATATGTAGCCAATGCGCCGCTTTCGGCTGATGTAGATTTGATGTTGATTTTGAAACAGCGTTTTTGGATAGGCGGTGCATATCGCTGGAAAGAGTCGGTAGATTTGCTGCTGCAATATCAAAGCAGCCCGAAATTGCGTTTTGGTTATGCTTATGATTATCCGCTCACACCCTTATCCAATATTTACGGCAGCCACGAAATATTTATAGGCTACGAGTGGGGTTTCAGTGAAGACCGTATCCTCACACCGCGCTATTTTTAA
- the ruvX gene encoding Holliday junction resolvase RuvX — protein sequence MARYLAIDYGKKRSGIAVSDPLKIIATGLCTVDTAALMDFLKRYIQQEAVELFVVGMPTQWDDSDTHATPLVRAFILDLQRNFPDIPVKTVDEWGTSRDALRTLVQSGVPKMKRRNKALLDEVSATIILHEYMSR from the coding sequence ATGGCACGTTATTTAGCAATAGATTATGGAAAAAAAAGGAGCGGTATTGCTGTAAGCGACCCCCTTAAAATCATCGCAACAGGGCTTTGTACGGTGGATACTGCTGCGCTGATGGATTTTTTGAAAAGATACATACAACAGGAGGCTGTTGAATTGTTTGTGGTGGGTATGCCCACGCAATGGGACGACTCCGACACCCACGCCACACCTTTGGTGCGTGCTTTTATCCTTGATTTGCAACGCAATTTTCCCGATATTCCGGTAAAAACGGTGGACGAGTGGGGCACTTCGCGCGATGCCCTGCGCACCTTGGTACAGAGTGGCGTGCCAAAAATGAAACGCCGCAATAAGGCATTGCTCGACGAAGTAAGTGCCACTATTATTTTACATGAATATATGAGCCGCTGA
- a CDS encoding YbjN domain-containing protein, translating into MSYTLDLVISHLKSINFQFRLDEDRELVRFGVAMRNCKLEVIIHVQEDRDILRCYALLPFNVPSNKRHEVAEFITRANYGLIIGNFEMDFEDGELRYKSTMNTDGGAVNEEVIRCLIHANIQTVDKYAIGVLKIVYADMEPKEAVKLVEHSDEDDNIDDLLRDLLSNNN; encoded by the coding sequence ATGTCGTACACTTTAGATTTGGTTATCAGTCATTTAAAATCTATTAATTTTCAATTTCGTTTAGACGAAGACAGGGAGTTGGTGCGTTTTGGCGTAGCTATGCGCAACTGTAAGTTAGAAGTAATTATTCATGTACAAGAAGACCGTGATATTTTGCGCTGCTATGCTTTATTACCTTTTAATGTGCCTTCCAACAAACGGCACGAAGTGGCAGAATTTATTACCCGCGCCAACTATGGCTTGATTATTGGTAATTTTGAAATGGATTTTGAAGACGGCGAATTGCGCTATAAATCTACCATGAATACCGATGGCGGAGCTGTGAACGAAGAAGTAATCCGTTGCCTGATACACGCCAATATCCAGACAGTGGACAAGTACGCCATTGGTGTTTTGAAAATTGTATATGCCGATATGGAACCAAAAGAAGCGGTAAAATTGGTAGAACATAGCGATGAAGATGATAATATAGATGATTTGTTGCGCGATTTATTGAGCAACAATAATTGA